One window of Pseudomonas sp. FP198 genomic DNA carries:
- the glpT gene encoding glycerol-3-phosphate transporter, producing the protein MFAFFRPAAHQAPLPEEKIDSTYRRLRWQIFAGIFIGYAGYYLLRKNFSLAMPYLIDEGYSRGQLGLAMSAIAIAYGLSKFLMGLVSDRSNPRYFLPFGLLVSAGVMFVFGFAPWATSSVTIMFILLFINGWAQGMGWPPSGRTMVHWWSQKERGGVVSVWNVAHNVGGGLIGPLFLLGMAWFNDWHAAFYVPATVALVVAVFAFATMRDTPQSVGLPPIEKYKDDYPEGYDASHENEFSAKEIFVKYVLRNKMLWYIAMANVFVYLLRYGVLDWAPTYLKEAKGFTVDKSSWAYFFYEWAGIPGTLLCGWMSDKIFRGNRGLTGMVFMALVTVATLVYWLNPAGNPTVDMIALVSIGFLIYGPVMLIGLQALELAPKKAAGTAAGFTGLFGYLGGSVAASAAMGYTVDHFGWDGGFILLIGACLLAMAFLAPTLWHKQIASQSRDAVA; encoded by the coding sequence ATGTTTGCTTTCTTTCGTCCTGCCGCACATCAGGCTCCATTGCCTGAAGAAAAAATAGACAGCACCTATCGGCGTCTTCGCTGGCAGATCTTCGCCGGCATTTTCATTGGTTATGCCGGTTACTACCTGCTGCGCAAAAACTTCTCCCTGGCCATGCCGTACCTCATTGACGAGGGCTATAGCCGCGGACAGTTGGGCCTGGCCATGTCCGCCATCGCCATCGCTTATGGCTTGTCGAAGTTCTTGATGGGCCTGGTGTCCGACCGTTCGAACCCGCGTTATTTTCTGCCCTTCGGCCTGCTGGTGTCAGCGGGAGTCATGTTCGTCTTCGGTTTCGCGCCTTGGGCAACGTCCAGCGTGACGATCATGTTTATCCTGCTGTTCATCAATGGTTGGGCCCAGGGCATGGGTTGGCCGCCAAGCGGGCGGACCATGGTGCACTGGTGGTCGCAGAAGGAACGCGGCGGCGTGGTGTCGGTGTGGAACGTGGCGCACAACGTCGGCGGCGGCCTGATCGGTCCGCTGTTCCTGCTGGGGATGGCCTGGTTCAATGATTGGCACGCGGCGTTCTATGTGCCGGCCACCGTAGCGCTCGTCGTTGCAGTGTTTGCCTTCGCGACCATGCGCGACACCCCGCAATCGGTGGGCCTGCCGCCGATCGAGAAATACAAGGACGACTACCCGGAAGGCTACGACGCCAGCCACGAGAACGAATTCAGCGCCAAGGAAATCTTCGTCAAGTACGTGCTGCGCAACAAGATGCTCTGGTACATCGCCATGGCCAACGTGTTCGTCTACCTGCTGCGCTACGGCGTGCTGGACTGGGCGCCGACCTACCTCAAGGAAGCCAAGGGCTTTACCGTGGACAAAAGCTCCTGGGCCTACTTCTTCTACGAATGGGCTGGCATTCCGGGCACGCTGTTGTGCGGCTGGATGTCCGACAAGATCTTCCGCGGCAACCGTGGCCTGACCGGCATGGTATTCATGGCCCTGGTGACCGTGGCAACGCTGGTGTACTGGCTGAACCCCGCCGGCAACCCGACCGTCGACATGATCGCGCTGGTCTCCATCGGCTTCCTGATCTATGGCCCGGTCATGCTGATCGGCTTGCAGGCGCTGGAACTGGCACCGAAGAAAGCCGCCGGCACCGCTGCGGGTTTCACCGGTCTGTTCGGCTACCTCGGCGGCTCAGTCGCGGCCAGTGCCGCCATGGGCTACACCGTCGACCATTTCGGCTGGGATGGCGGCTTCATCCTGCTGATCGGTGCCTGCCTGCTGGCCATGGCATTCCTCGCGCCAACCCTGTGGCACAAGCAGATCGCCAGTCAGAGCCGCGACGCGGTCGCCTGA
- a CDS encoding bacteriocin immunity protein: MITKPYEQYTRKEFLLLIERLFNKNYSSESELDALVHQIVDTSEHPDGTDIIFYPDEGVEDTPEGILDSIERWREQNSKPGFKPE, encoded by the coding sequence ATGATTACCAAACCATACGAACAATATACCCGTAAAGAGTTTTTGCTACTGATCGAGCGCTTATTTAATAAAAATTATTCATCCGAATCTGAGCTTGATGCACTGGTCCATCAAATTGTCGACACGTCGGAACATCCGGACGGAACCGATATAATTTTCTACCCTGACGAGGGAGTTGAAGATACCCCAGAGGGAATACTCGACAGCATTGAACGCTGGCGAGAGCAAAACAGCAAACCTGGCTTCAAGCCAGAATAA
- a CDS encoding gamma-glutamylcyclotransferase, whose amino-acid sequence MTAIESAITCALYPPRLELGPQLTREQLLASMHSTMSLHQGGPVWLFAYGSLIWRPECTAVERMRGRVHGYHRGLYLWSHEHRGTPELPGLVFGLDRGGSCSGFAYRLPEENLQDSLLALWQREMPVPSYRPHWLSCRLEDGNRVQALGFVLERHLPSYAGNLPDHVLSQVFESACGRYGTTRDYVEQTIHALRSHAMPDRNLEARLKRCRSALDQATASRL is encoded by the coding sequence ATGACCGCTATCGAATCCGCCATCACCTGCGCGCTGTACCCGCCACGACTCGAGTTGGGGCCACAGCTGACCCGGGAACAACTGCTTGCGTCGATGCACTCGACCATGAGCCTGCACCAGGGCGGCCCGGTCTGGCTGTTCGCCTACGGCTCGTTGATATGGCGGCCCGAGTGCACGGCGGTGGAGCGTATGCGCGGGCGAGTGCACGGTTATCATCGCGGGTTGTATCTGTGGTCCCATGAACACCGTGGCACCCCGGAATTGCCAGGGCTGGTGTTCGGGCTGGATCGCGGCGGCTCGTGCAGCGGTTTCGCCTACCGGTTACCGGAAGAAAACCTGCAGGATTCGCTGTTGGCCCTGTGGCAGCGCGAGATGCCCGTGCCGTCCTATCGGCCGCACTGGCTCAGCTGCCGGCTGGAAGATGGCAATCGGGTCCAGGCCTTGGGTTTTGTCCTTGAGCGACACCTGCCTAGCTATGCCGGCAATCTGCCGGATCATGTGCTGAGCCAGGTGTTCGAAAGCGCCTGCGGGCGGTATGGCACGACTCGCGATTATGTCGAGCAGACCATCCACGCCCTGCGCAGCCACGCCATGCCAGACCGTAATCTGGAGGCGCGGCTCAAGCGCTGCAGATCAGCGCTGGATCAGGCGACCGCGTCGCGGCTCTGA
- a CDS encoding CDP-6-deoxy-delta-3,4-glucoseen reductase, translating into MRVTLQPSGAVLEIQPAERILDGARRLGYECPQSCRNGNCHVCGALLVEGRVTQAGEVRDHGEIFTCIAEPLEDCVVLWDGVLAPGELPVRNLACQVTECSDVGGDVWRVRLRAPAGKPPRYHAGQYLMIERENGEKSAFSLASAPHSGRDLQLHVLARESSALALLEQLRRNPTVRIEMPFGDTHLSELPDGPLVLIAAGTGMAQMHSLIEHCRAAGFKYPVHLYWGVRRPEDFYEIEHWEEWKKLPNLFLHKVVSDLCGWEGRCGMLHEAVCEDISDLSRVYVYASGSPAMIYATLDALVEAGMDAHQMRADVFAYAPRA; encoded by the coding sequence TCCGGCGCGGTGCTGGAGATACAGCCGGCGGAGCGGATTCTCGATGGCGCCCGGCGCCTGGGCTACGAATGTCCGCAGAGCTGCCGCAATGGCAATTGCCACGTCTGTGGCGCGCTGCTGGTGGAAGGTCGCGTGACGCAGGCCGGTGAGGTGCGTGATCACGGCGAGATCTTCACCTGCATTGCCGAGCCGCTGGAGGATTGCGTGGTGCTCTGGGATGGCGTGCTGGCGCCGGGTGAACTGCCGGTGCGCAACCTGGCGTGCCAGGTCACCGAATGCAGTGACGTCGGCGGCGATGTCTGGCGGGTGCGCCTGCGGGCGCCGGCGGGCAAGCCGCCGCGCTATCACGCCGGGCAATACTTGATGATCGAGCGCGAGAACGGCGAAAAATCGGCGTTCTCCCTGGCCTCGGCGCCGCATTCGGGGCGGGACCTGCAGCTACATGTACTGGCGCGCGAAAGCAGTGCGCTGGCGCTGCTGGAGCAACTGCGGCGCAACCCTACCGTGCGCATCGAAATGCCGTTCGGTGATACCCACTTGTCCGAGTTGCCGGATGGCCCGCTGGTGCTGATCGCCGCTGGAACCGGCATGGCGCAGATGCACAGCCTGATCGAGCACTGCCGGGCAGCCGGTTTCAAGTACCCGGTGCATCTGTATTGGGGCGTGCGGCGGCCGGAGGATTTCTATGAAATCGAGCATTGGGAGGAGTGGAAAAAACTGCCGAACCTGTTCCTGCACAAAGTCGTAAGCGACTTGTGCGGCTGGGAAGGGCGCTGCGGGATGCTCCATGAAGCCGTGTGCGAGGACATCAGCGATCTTTCCCGCGTGTACGTCTACGCCAGCGGCTCACCGGCGATGATTTACGCCACGCTCGATGCGCTGGTGGAGGCCGGCATGGATGCTCATCAGATGCGTGCCGATGTGTTTGCGTACGCGCCGCGGGCTTGA
- a CDS encoding TonB family protein — protein MLLLCLSGPSWAEGMVLVPENNPKPGYPTALSRAGVMGAARAGFRVHADGRVNEVAILHSDHPEFAEAVRGALIEWRFKPWTVDDKHPAQVDVVAPFEFRLDDAPIDANKWIKTWRCSVITSYASDQLHVQDLLPFHYTRSYLSNVFFVKQLPEAERLAMIARFNRLLPSILQRCGTFPASRYVKMLPEEIRALL, from the coding sequence ATGTTGTTATTGTGTCTATCTGGGCCGAGCTGGGCGGAGGGAATGGTATTGGTGCCAGAGAACAACCCCAAGCCAGGATATCCGACAGCTCTGAGCCGGGCAGGGGTCATGGGAGCGGCCAGGGCCGGCTTCAGGGTGCATGCCGATGGTCGGGTCAATGAGGTCGCCATCCTGCACAGCGACCATCCGGAATTTGCCGAGGCCGTTCGAGGAGCGCTGATTGAATGGCGCTTCAAGCCCTGGACGGTTGATGACAAGCATCCCGCCCAGGTGGATGTCGTGGCACCGTTCGAATTTCGTCTGGACGACGCACCGATTGATGCCAATAAATGGATCAAGACCTGGCGATGCTCGGTCATCACCTCCTATGCCAGCGATCAACTGCATGTGCAGGACCTGCTTCCCTTCCATTACACGCGCAGCTACCTGTCCAACGTATTTTTTGTCAAACAACTGCCCGAAGCCGAGCGCCTGGCAATGATCGCTCGATTCAACCGGCTGCTGCCCTCGATCCTGCAGCGCTGCGGAACGTTTCCCGCATCGCGGTATGTGAAAATGTTGCCGGAGGAGATTCGTGCATTGCTTTAG